One window from the genome of Streptomyces sp. NBC_00287 encodes:
- a CDS encoding alkaline phosphatase D family protein produces MSHRPFPGRRSVLRGSLAASAALTLPTALGAAPAFALSGRPKAGWGVQTGDVTTDSGLVWVRSDRPARMIVETSATESFRNPRRWHGQNLRAFNAQVPSIIQWDDHEVTNNWYPGEILGDSRYTEKNVDVLASRARQAFSEYYPISTLRRPDGRVYRTQHYGPLLDVFVLDMRTYRNANSPDNQTTDPVGILGREQLEWLKRELSRSRAVWKVIASDMPIGLVVPDAGDGKPNLEAVAQGDPGAPLGRELQIAELLRFIKHRRITGTVWLTADVHYTSAQHYQPSRAAFTDFEPFWEFVSGPLNAGGFPANALDNTFGPERVFLKAPTVANVSPAEGYQFFGEVDIDGDSGELTVRLREQDGTVLFTQVLQPGRVGQ; encoded by the coding sequence ATGTCACACCGTCCGTTCCCCGGCCGCCGCAGTGTTCTGCGCGGCTCGCTCGCCGCCTCCGCGGCCCTGACCCTGCCCACCGCGCTCGGCGCGGCGCCCGCGTTCGCCCTGTCCGGGCGGCCCAAGGCGGGCTGGGGCGTACAGACGGGAGACGTGACGACCGACTCGGGTCTGGTGTGGGTGCGCTCCGACCGGCCCGCCCGGATGATCGTCGAGACGTCCGCCACCGAGTCCTTCCGCAACCCGCGCAGATGGCACGGTCAGAACCTGCGCGCCTTCAACGCCCAGGTCCCCTCCATCATCCAGTGGGACGACCACGAGGTCACCAACAACTGGTACCCGGGCGAGATCCTCGGCGACTCCCGCTACACGGAGAAGAACGTCGACGTGCTCGCCTCCCGCGCCCGGCAGGCGTTCTCGGAGTACTACCCGATCTCCACGCTGCGCCGCCCCGACGGCCGCGTCTACCGGACGCAGCACTACGGCCCGCTGCTGGACGTGTTCGTGCTGGACATGCGCACCTACCGCAACGCCAACTCCCCGGACAACCAGACCACCGACCCGGTGGGCATCCTCGGCCGGGAGCAGCTGGAGTGGCTCAAGCGCGAGCTGTCCCGTTCGCGGGCGGTGTGGAAGGTCATCGCCTCCGACATGCCGATCGGCCTGGTCGTGCCGGACGCCGGAGACGGCAAGCCGAACCTCGAGGCGGTCGCGCAGGGCGACCCGGGCGCCCCGCTCGGCCGTGAGCTCCAGATCGCCGAGCTGCTGCGGTTCATCAAGCACCGGCGGATCACCGGCACGGTGTGGCTGACCGCCGACGTCCACTACACCTCGGCCCAGCACTACCAGCCCTCACGGGCCGCGTTCACCGACTTCGAGCCGTTCTGGGAGTTCGTCTCGGGTCCGCTGAACGCCGGCGGCTTCCCGGCCAACGCGCTCGACAACACCTTCGGCCCGGAGCGGGTGTTCCTCAAGGCGCCGACCGTCGCCAACGTCTCCCCCGCCGAGGGCTACCAGTTCTTCGGAGAGGTCGACATCGACGGCGACAGCGGCGAGCTGACGGTACGGCTGCGCGAGCAGGACGGCACCGTGCTGTTCACGCAGGTGCTGCAGCCGGGGCGGGTCGGCCAGTAA
- a CDS encoding SWIM zinc finger family protein, with amino-acid sequence MTRSLQAVAYRRPSALDSTADGRRLGLETSRGATPTGTADHPRFFAGFLTAPQAASAGLLAVADVAAARYYQRQLRASLDPVVTGNGDRLRFESFSGCGGVYARLDVLTAGLDGDEVGHGTTNVDVNNPLREALSRIGTDDPLHLRVGPDDLTVTTLDGPVVEKKVPLPDRWLRGFAESQVIAAGFDLRAELPAAEAVRFLRALPKAGARGAAGGPRWLVPAGRALRPTTRAVPGAICLPGPERLIALQRVLRHATTLRVYGPAVGPGAAATASAWEMVLPGMRLTLTLSPDASRGFSGEGGVLEALATDEAAEDAELISVLLAWEPRIDVTDLAAASGLTPERVRAALVRLGTSGRVGYDTAEAAYFHRELPYDSARVERHNPRLRSAQALVAAGAVAVDGALGTVTAEDGHVHRVRDESGALTCTCLWWAKYRGGRGPCKHALAVRMVRRGAAAEQETATATARVDGGVR; translated from the coding sequence ATGACGCGATCACTGCAGGCAGTGGCCTATCGCCGACCCTCCGCGCTGGACTCCACCGCGGACGGCCGGCGCCTGGGACTGGAGACCTCACGGGGTGCGACGCCCACGGGCACCGCCGACCATCCCCGTTTCTTCGCCGGGTTCCTGACGGCACCTCAGGCAGCATCCGCCGGGCTGCTGGCGGTGGCCGACGTGGCGGCCGCGCGGTACTACCAGCGGCAGCTGCGCGCCTCACTGGACCCGGTGGTGACCGGCAACGGCGACCGGCTGCGCTTCGAGTCCTTCTCCGGCTGCGGCGGGGTGTACGCCCGTCTGGACGTGCTGACGGCGGGCCTCGACGGCGACGAGGTCGGCCACGGCACGACGAACGTCGACGTCAACAACCCGCTGCGCGAGGCGCTTTCGAGGATCGGCACGGATGATCCGCTGCACCTGCGCGTGGGGCCCGACGATCTGACGGTGACCACCCTCGACGGCCCGGTGGTCGAGAAGAAGGTCCCGCTCCCCGACCGCTGGCTGCGCGGCTTCGCGGAGTCCCAGGTGATCGCGGCCGGCTTCGACCTGCGCGCCGAACTCCCCGCCGCCGAGGCGGTCCGGTTCCTGCGCGCACTGCCGAAGGCCGGAGCGCGGGGCGCCGCGGGAGGTCCGCGCTGGCTGGTCCCGGCGGGCCGCGCCCTGCGCCCGACCACCCGCGCGGTGCCCGGCGCGATCTGTCTGCCCGGCCCGGAGCGGCTGATCGCGCTCCAGCGAGTGCTACGGCACGCCACCACCCTGAGGGTGTACGGCCCCGCAGTCGGCCCGGGCGCGGCGGCGACCGCCAGTGCCTGGGAGATGGTGCTGCCGGGCATGCGGCTCACCCTGACTCTGTCGCCCGACGCCTCCCGCGGCTTCTCCGGCGAGGGCGGGGTCCTCGAGGCGCTCGCCACCGACGAGGCCGCCGAAGACGCGGAGCTGATCTCGGTGCTCCTCGCCTGGGAGCCGCGCATCGACGTCACCGACCTCGCCGCCGCCTCGGGCCTCACCCCCGAGCGCGTGCGCGCGGCCCTGGTCCGCCTCGGCACCTCGGGCCGGGTCGGCTATGACACCGCGGAGGCGGCCTACTTCCATCGGGAGCTGCCGTACGACTCCGCGCGCGTGGAGCGGCACAACCCCAGACTGCGCTCCGCCCAGGCTCTGGTGGCGGCCGGCGCCGTAGCCGTGGACGGCGCGCTCGGCACGGTGACCGCGGAGGACGGCCATGTGCACCGCGTGCGGGACGAGTCGGGGGCGCTCACCTGCACGTGTCTGTGGTGGGCGAAGTACCGGGGCGGGCGCGGGCCCTGCAAGCACGCCTTGGCGGTACGGATGGTGCGGCGCGGCGCCGCGGCGGAACAGGAAACGGCAACGGCAACAGCACGAGTCGACGGGGGTGTGCGATGA